The genomic segment GGAcagtttcattaaaaacaCTCTAAACCAGGTCATCGATGAACTTCGACACCTAAGTTTGCCGCTTTGCCTTTCAACTTCCTACCGAGTGTCACGTGCAGGACGTAGCACTTAAAAGTGAACGCTATATGTGTGCCAgccttttattttacatagtttctcggaaaaaaaaaacgtttgACACGGTGAATTCAGGTCGACCCTCTGTAATTTGACAGCATCCGGCCTAAAAGGCTTTGCAACGTCTTCAATGATCCGTTTTCGCCGGTGTTAAATCACGAAAGACGTGGCTTCTTCGTAACATTGCCAGAGACCTTCATATTTAGGTGAAACGCGAGAAATTTTCTACGATGCCAAAGGATTTACTCAAAGGATTTCGTGAAAGCTCCAAAATTCCTTAACTTCGATTCTTCACCTTTCGTACTATCCTCTCGCGTTCGCcattaaaattataactttTGCTTCATAGTTTTCACATAAAAATACGACAATATCACAGAACTTGTAGATTTTCGCGATCGTTCGGCAACAAATAccttattttaaataactcgACTAAAGTTTTAAGTCTCGTAAGATTTCAAAAaacgttcgatcgaataaCTATATCGCTGCGATCTTCCCGACATAAAATAAAGTAGTAGCCATATCTACTCAGAGTTTTATAACTCATACTCATAAATCAAACTCGTGCGTTATCACACCCTTGTCTCTCTGGCTTTCAAAGATCACATCCGTGTCTATATTTTTCTGATACACGCGGGACATATGAATTTTTAGTAGAGAAAGGATCCTTCCTTTTCCTCCCAGTACTCGTTCCTTATCTTCTTCGTAACACAATTCTTGATATTatggatattaataaatataagaattataatataatataagaatatttctGTCCATTTTTGATATATGTTCGTATATTTGAAAACTTACACTTGCCGATTCTGTATACCGAAATTGTTAGAGTACATGGAATACTTGTTATATTAAAGTAAAGACAACAGAAAATAAAGATTAGTTAAAATGCAACTATACTAATATTAAgttagtaatttataattgtcCATTATTAGTAACAGTAAAAATGTATGTGACAGAGAACAACTTTTCAACGAGTAACTTTCATTTCGTAGTAGTGAAATGTGGAACATTTCTCGAGTCAAGAAAAGCGTATTCCTTCCCCTTGTTATCTTGTGTTATCAGGTTGACAGAGCACGTGCACCGAGTTTTGAAAACTCGGTTGGATGTCGCGAAAAAATTGCAGGGCTTCGCAATAGGCAGGAATTTTCTACTATCGGGACGATGGAGCGTAGAAGTCAAGGAATGAAGGAGAGACGTGTTCTTTAGCATTCGTCAAGCACATTTATCAGAAAAAGTCAGTCGGCAAGAAACGGCCGTTCGTATTTGTACTGTACACATGAAGCAACGACGCGACGTTCATGCTGCTGGTGGTAAATGACGAATGAACTGAAATAGATGACTCTCGTGAGCGGATTGCAGAAAAAGTTAGCACGAGGACGTTAATAACAGATCATTTTCACGCGAAAACTTTAATCGCTGGATTTAAGGTTCGAGGATTTATCAACGTTGAATGAAATTTACGATGTATACGAAGTGTGTGTCGCTTCTGTGCCGCATAGATGCGTCAAGAAAATCTCACGATAGTCGCGACTTAATACGTAACATTCGTGTTTCCGTTTAAAAGCTTCAGACTTTTCACCTAGAtcaatatatcaatattttatattcacagAGCTTGATCTTTTCCATAAAACTCGATCTTTTCAGCTATTAAAACAAACTAGATTCACAAGTTTTCCGTTTGATTTTCACTTTGTCTTttcacaaaataatttattcgtttccTTCACAGATCGGAGTAACACACGTATGTTTCgatgaattattgaaaatgcaATTTTCAGCCCGCGCCCTGACATGTGACAATTCGCAGAGGATTGAAAAAGATCGCCAGGTTATGGGAAGTAAAGGCGTATTTCTTTTAAACGCGGCAAAAAAGTAGCAGGTCGAGCGAAACGAAGTAATATGGTAGCACTTCGTGCCTCTACGATGGCGATGTTACACGGGCAATCGGAGAAAAGAGATACCCGAACGATTTATCATGTCCCACATGGTCCGTGTCGtacattttcttccttcttctttctctcctgcttcttcttctccttcctcttcttctccttcttcttcttcttctctttctacttcttcttcttcttcttcttaccTCGGTCGATGCTATCTTTCGTTTTAAAGGGCCATATCGAACGCTTCGAAGCAGAAAATTCCACGTGAATTGCGGTCAAAATAGAacgaaggtaacaatatatagtaataatcgttttgaagaaaaagtataaaacaaCAGATGAGCTATGTATGGCAATTAGAGTAAAATGGCAAAATCCGGAGGAGTGGGTATTCTCAGAGATAgcaaaaaggaagaataaaataactttGACGCTAGAAAGAGTCAGTCTTTGTTTTGTGAAACTTAAGATAATTTACGGATAAATTTATGGACAACATTTAACactataacgctatatatgTTTCAAGATCTATGCATCTATATCTATTACATTCcactttatttcttatttctttaacGTTCTACTCTATTTCCTGATAATAGACTACTTGTAACAAttatcaatttcaaattaaagtGTTATATGGAAATCAAATGATAATCCTTTGTCCTCGTAGggaaatttcatcgatactcgtttaaataaaataaaagctaTTACGAGAGGAGATACTAAATCCTTTTTAGTGCAACGTAGCAcataattattcgaaattacgatcgatataaaaagtcaaaaaagaaaagcaccTTGCgtggaaatattaaattacaaagtataatgTACAAGTTTACAGCTGACGACGCAATATATTCTTTTAACGAACATCTATAAGTTATTTCTTCGTGTTTCTCGGCTCATATTTAACACGTGTTCTACTGACTAATTGAATGCTTTCTCCGTTATACCCGGTGATCTCGACAGCCCAATTAACTTGAATAGTCTCGCGAGTCCTGTTTAATGaatagaaacgaaaaataaagaaactttatattttccaatcttttacttttgtataataatttattattgcaaAAATTACCTCGAAAATTAACATTGATTATTGTACTATCATTTCGTAGAATTTCCacgttgattaaaattttacaaaaaatattttgaatctagtaattcaatatagaatatagaatatgAAATAGTATAGCGAAAATTAAGAACGAACATAATTGATATGTATGTTCAACTAATAAAAATAGtcgaatcgaaataaaatgtgttgttaaaaaaaaattgaaagattgtTATCTTGTTAAATCTACTGCAGTCGCTCATACATCAACCAGTGTTtgctgtaattatttttattcctagAGAAACTCATTCGTTTCCATCTGCTATGGCAATCCATCTACTTCTCCATGAAACCAATCTATTTTGAGATTAAAAGACAAAATTATCGGTACAAAAGCGAAATAAATTAtcagaaaatacaattttgctCTTTTTGTAAGTTTTCGTAAGcggatattaatttataataatgttcCACATCTATAGCTGTAAATATTTTCGAGTgatgtaaatatgtattatgtttCTTTAGTTAACAAGAATCCTGCATCTACCAAAAGATACAACtaaaattagataaataaatatacataagaaCCTACAAAGATTAGAGTTCCTAAAAATTAACACCGAGATAGAGAAACAGGAACGTCGAATAGAATCTCCAGGATCTAGGAAAATCATCAAATATCTTTTAGAAGCAATTAAACTTTTCCAATTTCAGGGAAAAATTCGCGCGGAAACTTTTCTTCAAGCGCTCATTCTAAACTCTGGGCTTGGCCAGCGTTTATGATGTCTGTAATTACTGCCTGTTGAATGGGAGCAACAAAAACCCAACCTTCTGTGCAGCTCATTCTTGCCTATCAAATTCCttattctattaatattttatcgatactccagaaacattttatattttcaatgaaaatcatCTATCATCATATAtcctaaatattaaatacgcaaatattataaaaatctattaggaaaaaagaatttctattatttttcgtaGTATCTTCGATATTGAATTTCAATGATGTgatgtatttattttctgcAATGTAATTTCggttttgaaaaatgaaattcttctcCGTAAAGTAGGAAGCAAATACCACTTTGCGATCGTGCACACTTGTTCCTGATTGATCGGTACTATTGCCCTTGTCTAACATGAgcatatatataagatatatatgcatacatatatatctatttttattacacaatatttcGCTCTTTGTACCACACGCGATATACGTCTATCCTTGCCTCACATTATTGCGCTTATTGTTTCATACACGGTATATGTCTATTTTTGTCACGCACTATCGTGTTACGTGTCTATGGACAAATCATGTGCTGCCATCTATTGGATACAAAAGTAATAGTAATTTAGAGTATATACGGATAGATAGCAATACATAATTATCGGTAGAATACGTTGTGATATCGGCCTACCGACGCCTTGTTGTTTTACCGACATAAGCATTTTTTTATCTCTCGCTTCTTCGTATATGACACCCGAGATCCAGGTATGCGAACGTGAGCCCCGTTGTCAATCTCAATATCAACATCCATCAAGAAGAAGCTACATCTTCACGTAGACCAGCATTTCACATACAGCGATGAGCAAGATATAAAAGAGCCTGTATTACTAGACCTGACTCATTCTTTCATTGCGAATTCTCGTATGTGTCGCTATTTTCATTGCGTTGTCAATTCTTAGCATTATCATTGTTAATGTATCTTATAGCATATAAGATTTGTAATAATCATATCAATTTTCGACTctttattattgaatataaGGATTTTAATATAAGTTCTTGTTAATAGTTGAAGATTCTATTCAGGCGACAAAGTAgagataaatagaaattataaatttagtgCTCGTAAATTTGAGTTGCAAAGAGGACCTCCTCGTAACTCTTGGGTGACAGAAGTGAAGAGATCCGCACGCTGTGGAAGCAATTCTGTACCttcttaatttcaattattactAATAGCCTAATGTCGAAGACGCGTTACATCGATCGTAAGACTCAGTTGCGGAAACCTAAACTGCGGAAGAGCCACCCAGAATAACTGAGGATATATCGTCACGCCCGTCATAGGATAAGGTAGGTAGGTAGATACGTAGTTAGACTAAAAGTAGAATCGCTCCAGACGACTGTTACATCAGAAATTCATACCGTCTTCTCCCATCTCGTGAAAACTACAGTCCATCGACGTACACCCGAGTCTTCCCGACCTCAAGGATTTCTGCATACACGATCCGGCAAACGATATAAATCTTAGGTATCGCCAAGCTATACTTCACGCCTACTATGGTGTGAATATATAGGCTCTATGCTacgtttttcgataaaataatggttaaattgatcaaataaataaatttttaggcTAAAGTCTCGATTCAAAGATGTTTTTGTCTTCGAAAACTTCTCGCATAAAATTATCAACAAAAATCATACTTTTCTTGCTTCATATGGAAATCTTCGAAATTATCATTAAAAGGTTAAATGTATATAcagaataaatatacaattaaatatactaTCATAATGAGAATAATAAGaatgataataattagtttCATAGACGAgtattaaaatgatataacaAAATCATATTATTTCTTAGTAAGTGTACTATTTTGAGGTACATAACTTGAGAGcacttttgtaaaaaaaaattttattctgaaTATCCATAATATGGCCCCTCATAGTATGCTTTCTCCATGTCCATTGAATTTCGTCGAAGTCGTCTTCCAATGGGTTCTAAATCATTGTAACACTTGGTAAAAACTCGCATCACAGCGTTCGTTGCTTCCTcctttgatatattttttataacaattagtGACCTAACAGCCTTGTCTATAACACAGTCCTAAAGCAAAAATATAACTATAATAACAACTGTATAATATGATTAtgatatattctataatataaaatgggatgaatatattttaattgcatGACGaggaatattttgtacaatatgtacaatatatgtacaatactTACCTGATGTGcttttttaatatgaaaaggTGAAGCAGTTCCTCGATACCATGCACCAAGAAAACTACAATGACATTGATTTGCTGCTCTTATTTCCGTACAAGCTAAATGATCTACATTGTTTAGATCAAGTTTGTTACGGCAATAATCAAACATATGTATCATCTCATGACTTAAAGTACCTTGAACTTGATTTCTGCTCTTAGCAATGTTTTGGCAAATTATAatctaaaaaatatgaaatattttatattacttatatattgatacatacaaagatttttaataacatttaccTGATTTGTGTCAGGATCATAACCACCAGTAACTGTATTATCACATACTTcacatgaaatatgacgagcAAGATCAACTTCACTGAAATTATCTATCACTTAGTTACTTCTTAGAGTACAACAGAATAAGAAAGTACataaaatctaaatattaCTTACCATCCTGAACTTTTTAATGCTGCTAACATTAGTTTCACTAGAGGacctaaaatatatataatttattatttatataattctttgattaatatatagcatatactgtataatataatatttgtttatacaagcaagattataatattaaatatgagTTTTCCAATTTTGCTCCGgagaaattttttcataatgacagtttttaatttaaaaaaaatatatagcaaATATAGTTGAcacttgaaaaatataataaccaTATAGTAAATTCAAAGTAGAACaaacttattaaaaaaatgtttagaaaTAGATAGAAGAATCTTACTCTTTTTTACACAgttataaacattaatttcacagtttattttctcgttatttttccttctttcattaAAAGTAATTACATCAAACCAAGTACGAGATTGTTTTTCACCACTTCGATTTTTTCTGCCTGGATAAAGATCAGAATATTCTATTCCTTcaatattactatatttctcAGAATTTgattgtttttcatttttttcacttTCGACAGtcattatttgaaaatattagtCTATATTATTGCTTCGAAGAGCACGAGTTACAAAAACAATCGAAATATAGGTTATGATACGGTATTACATCATAGAACCTAGAACTAATACGTGCGCATGAACAGATGCAATGTTACGAACATATACCGGAGATGAgtaaagttttttttttttttttttttttttttatttgttttattaaatttttacaatttgtccagaaggacatttggtaaaatgttatagcttagagaataaaagaataaaaaataaaaaataaaaataaatagaaataaataaaatatagcatgtggatggttacccccagcggggttccatcttctaggtttcctattgcatctctatttcgaggtctgcgggatgcttcctcttcagtcttctttctattttggttttatttgtttcagcagccagctggtttgggtgtgctgcaagtctttctttgtacttttttgcgtatctagcgatttcctctttgactgttggaatttttagatcttttcgtaggtcttcatttctgacgtaccatggagcgttaactattgtccttaagatttttgcttgctctatttctattttgcttatgtgactcattgctgccgtcccccataatgggactccgtatgtccagattggtttgattattgttttgtatatatttagtttattcattgtgcttaatttagattttctattgattaaccagtacatctgcttcctttttgcacttattctgtttattattgattttatatggtgcttccatgtaaggcgtgtgtctaaatttattcccagatatttgacttgctttgattgtgctatgtgggcgccgttcagttgaatatctggtgtttttccttttctaag from the Bombus fervidus isolate BK054 chromosome 12, iyBomFerv1, whole genome shotgun sequence genome contains:
- the LOC139992772 gene encoding mitochondrial inner membrane protease ATP23 homolog, giving the protein MTVESEKNEKQSNSEKYSNIEGIEYSDLYPGRKNRSGEKQSRTWFDVITFNERRKNNEKINCEINVYNCVKKSPLVKLMLAALKSSGCEVDLARHISCEVCDNTVTGGYDPDTNQIIICQNIAKSRNQVQGTLSHEMIHMFDYCRNKLDLNNVDHLACTEIRAANQCHCSFLGAWYRGTASPFHIKKAHQDCVIDKAVRSLIVIKNISKEEATNAVMRVFTKCYNDLEPIGRRLRRNSMDMEKAYYEGPYYGYSE